A DNA window from Luteolibacter luteus contains the following coding sequences:
- a CDS encoding sugar phosphate isomerase/epimerase family protein: MDRRNFIARTALAVSSSIAAPALAAESATAGSRPYFAFTKTLEKLPFDELATKIAALGVAGLEAPIRKGGHIEPNEAGEKLPLFVEALKKHNLKLGILTTDIVKADKESEQLLRTAAGLGVKQYRLGPYFYDLKKPIAPQVANVAAALKDLAAMNKDIGMQAQFQNHRGNNRVGSPIWDVLEAMEGIDPAQLGLAFDFAHATVEGVNAWELNLRRAAPQVVAVYFKDYQLSGSEQTPCPLGEGAVGPRSAKVVKEILPPNTPISLHVEYIPDGKDRTERTLEAMKKDFATLDKWLA; encoded by the coding sequence ATGGACCGTCGGAATTTCATCGCTCGCACTGCCTTGGCCGTCTCTAGCAGCATCGCCGCACCAGCACTGGCCGCGGAGTCAGCCACCGCTGGAAGCAGGCCTTACTTCGCTTTCACGAAGACTCTTGAAAAGCTGCCCTTCGACGAACTCGCCACCAAGATCGCCGCTCTTGGCGTCGCGGGTCTTGAAGCTCCGATCCGCAAGGGCGGCCACATCGAACCGAACGAAGCAGGCGAGAAGCTCCCGCTCTTCGTCGAGGCGTTGAAGAAGCACAACCTCAAGCTCGGCATCCTCACCACCGACATCGTGAAGGCCGACAAGGAGAGCGAGCAATTGCTCCGCACCGCCGCCGGACTTGGGGTCAAGCAATACCGCCTCGGCCCTTACTTCTACGATCTCAAGAAGCCCATCGCCCCGCAGGTCGCGAATGTCGCAGCCGCACTCAAGGACCTCGCCGCGATGAACAAAGATATCGGCATGCAAGCCCAGTTCCAGAATCACCGCGGCAACAACCGCGTGGGCTCACCGATCTGGGATGTGCTCGAAGCCATGGAAGGCATCGACCCTGCGCAGCTGGGCCTCGCCTTCGACTTCGCCCATGCGACCGTGGAGGGGGTGAATGCCTGGGAGCTGAATCTCCGCCGGGCCGCACCTCAGGTCGTGGCCGTTTACTTCAAGGATTATCAGCTCTCCGGCAGCGAGCAAACGCCTTGCCCGCTCGGCGAAGGCGCCGTGGGACCGAGATCCGCCAAGGTGGTGAAGGAAATCCTGCCGCCTAACACACCGATCTCCCTGCACGTGGAATACATCCCGGATGGCAAGGACCGGACAGAGCGCACGCTGGAGGCAATGAAGAAGGACTTTGCGACCCTCGACAAATGGCTCGCTTGA
- a CDS encoding sensor histidine kinase: protein MTCAALSLPRGFLRWSPVVTSFAKMLPVLPLLLSGSVADAAPTSIELFVDHATTPQYGPEITVPPTTTNLSFYVRPGAPFVRYKLEGIDPDWVLRTADMLFIIRFLNERGDQVSQVSYPMHGRSPGWKTSVEDSTFTPRKETFKVPPDAVYLAVTISSAGPPSLVGAYAATAIDINAVGGEGVAPRVLMKDSRAADPQPHFWIKSGTHPSMASALHLEEGDPKSPVLVIMDNDLSRHADWATDIHALPKLVPGETLEATWKEAYSLGSGGSFGTGYDRLPAGHYRFLVEDLTITGDPVNTITALSVYVPLPYWKSVWFWGLCAAGIAIVASLAGRQLIRRRIRRHLQQAQLISDERLRIARDLHDDLGTRLSHISLLGAYAESKSSDDEARQTFHQITGMSRELIGALSETVWMLNPKNNDLEALVDFLCRLVSELCRLAEIRCRIDAMSTFENRQIGHDFRHNVSLAVKEAINNVLKHSHATEIKMTIRLDENVLKITIADNGVGITRDPGGKSGLGLESISQRMAAIRGKCIMQPQGTEGLEISLEAPLS from the coding sequence ATGACATGCGCCGCGCTTTCTCTGCCACGTGGCTTCCTGCGATGGAGTCCCGTGGTGACTTCCTTTGCCAAGATGCTTCCGGTGTTGCCGCTGCTCCTTTCCGGCAGCGTGGCGGACGCGGCTCCAACTTCGATCGAACTCTTCGTCGATCATGCGACGACGCCCCAGTACGGGCCGGAGATCACGGTGCCGCCTACCACGACCAACCTCAGCTTCTATGTTCGTCCGGGCGCGCCTTTCGTGCGCTACAAGCTCGAGGGCATCGATCCCGATTGGGTGCTGCGGACGGCGGACATGCTTTTCATCATCCGCTTCCTCAATGAACGCGGTGATCAGGTGTCGCAGGTGTCCTATCCAATGCACGGACGCAGTCCGGGGTGGAAGACGAGCGTGGAGGACTCCACCTTCACTCCGCGGAAGGAGACCTTCAAAGTGCCGCCGGATGCCGTGTATCTGGCCGTGACCATTTCCTCCGCCGGTCCGCCATCGCTGGTGGGTGCCTATGCGGCGACGGCGATCGATATCAACGCAGTGGGGGGCGAAGGCGTGGCCCCGCGAGTCCTGATGAAGGATAGCCGCGCGGCTGACCCGCAGCCGCATTTCTGGATCAAATCCGGCACGCATCCTTCCATGGCCTCGGCGCTGCACCTGGAGGAAGGTGATCCCAAGTCGCCCGTGCTGGTGATCATGGACAATGACCTTTCCCGCCACGCGGACTGGGCCACGGACATCCATGCGCTGCCGAAACTGGTGCCCGGGGAAACCCTTGAAGCGACTTGGAAGGAAGCCTACAGCCTCGGCTCCGGCGGCTCCTTCGGGACCGGTTACGACCGCTTGCCGGCAGGACACTACCGCTTTCTGGTGGAGGATCTCACGATCACGGGAGATCCGGTGAACACGATCACCGCGCTCTCCGTCTACGTGCCGTTGCCCTATTGGAAGAGTGTCTGGTTCTGGGGGCTGTGTGCGGCGGGGATTGCGATCGTGGCGAGCCTCGCCGGGCGCCAGCTCATCCGCCGCCGGATCCGCCGCCACTTGCAGCAGGCGCAGCTGATCTCCGACGAGCGCCTGCGCATTGCACGCGATCTGCACGATGACTTGGGCACGCGGCTGTCCCACATCTCGCTGCTCGGCGCGTATGCGGAAAGCAAGAGCTCCGATGACGAGGCGAGGCAGACCTTCCACCAGATCACCGGGATGTCCCGCGAGCTCATCGGCGCGCTTTCCGAGACGGTGTGGATGCTGAATCCGAAGAACAACGACCTGGAAGCGCTGGTCGATTTCCTCTGCCGCCTGGTCAGCGAACTTTGCCGCTTGGCAGAAATTCGCTGCCGGATCGATGCGATGTCGACCTTCGAGAATCGCCAGATCGGCCACGATTTCCGGCACAATGTCAGCCTCGCCGTGAAGGAGGCGATCAACAACGTGCTGAAGCATTCACACGCCACGGAGATCAAAATGACAATCCGGCTTGATGAAAACGTTCTGAAGATCACCATCGCCGACAACGGCGTCGGCATTACCCGCGACCCTGGCGGCAAAAGCGGCCTGGGCCTCGAGAGCATCAGCCAGCGGATGGCCGCCATCCGGGGCAAGTGCATCATGCAGCCGCAAGGCACGGAAGGCTTGGAAATCTCGCTTGAAGCCCCGCTTTCCTGA
- a CDS encoding response regulator yields the protein MIPGKKTVVVVEDDTRLQEHLIKILDIPDDITCLCAVSSAEEALERIPAYHPDVVLMDVNLPGISGIDCIRDLKKRLPRLEVVMLTAYDVDDNIFRALKEGASGYLLKSSTPDDIYNAIRDVYSGGAPFSSHIARKVAQYFRAEKDIEDENEKLTPREKDVLRLLASGYIYKEVADQLDISMETVRTYVKRICIKLHVRSKVEAIIKFRS from the coding sequence ATGATACCCGGCAAGAAAACGGTCGTTGTAGTCGAAGACGACACCCGGCTGCAGGAGCACCTGATCAAGATTCTCGACATCCCGGACGACATCACCTGCCTGTGTGCGGTGTCGTCCGCGGAGGAAGCGCTGGAAAGGATCCCGGCGTACCACCCGGACGTGGTACTCATGGACGTGAACCTGCCGGGCATTTCCGGCATCGATTGCATCCGCGATTTGAAGAAGCGCCTGCCCCGCCTGGAGGTGGTGATGCTCACCGCCTACGATGTGGATGATAATATTTTCAGGGCCCTGAAGGAGGGTGCCAGCGGCTATCTTCTGAAGTCCAGCACGCCGGATGATATCTACAATGCGATCCGCGACGTGTATTCTGGAGGGGCTCCATTTTCGAGCCACATTGCCCGGAAGGTAGCGCAGTATTTCCGAGCGGAGAAGGACATCGAGGACGAGAACGAGAAGCTGACGCCTCGCGAAAAGGACGTGCTTCGCCTGCTCGCCTCCGGCTACATTTACAAGGAGGTGGCCGATCAGTTGGATATCTCAATGGAGACTGTTCGTACTTATGTGAAGCGTATCTGCATCAAGCTGCACGTGCGCAGCAAGGTGGAGGCGATCATCAAGTTCCGCTCCTGA
- a CDS encoding LamG-like jellyroll fold domain-containing protein, with product MKPIDSIHQYPGLRLGSLALAAAAGLGMAAPARAELVGRWFTGDESLADVSGFTDPGTHDGVAFGGNAGALAYSSDVPPGFTGKSVDLSAGNVGVQIANSATADAGYQGTFDEGVSSQLTVAFWAKGFPNDWSPWIGKRGEDNIGWQVRRFANSSGPCFTIRGLDNADGGGTATAVNTPIKWRHFAAVWDQSTGTRTIYVDGVVSHVVTNSFGQNMTLAPNHHLILGGRSGGGDGLENPFAGQIFDVRIYNNALTQPEVTDLIPQSAPTGLVATPGGSKVHLDWKPNTGAASYTVSTKNLNTNVEVTDVVTEPPFIKSSLSNGVPYEFKVLATNGAGNGPYSAVANVTPNTGTGKDIVYFELDGYGAAKITGTNIVKYVPTSADLSIITANYRVSPFASEDPDFPSGTFRDFTSPVTYTIKAENNTTQAYNVQVITADPLTYNFDTDLQGWKQIWPLPVNGNLWTNGSIGTAEGPGADAASTRFGRSPAFYLNNSGPLTYQLAGGTGHFDFPNLGPSEIPQDSIDDGGFSGIALRDVATNTYILAKHRSSNGGGYESGSFTESELAPYVNDGKRYTLDFIDYNKGGWGWARLENVSIPATVAPPETAAPEANILSFTLSNPSTITTSGDSITMTLPFGTNVTTLAPTFILSDGATSSKPSGSTQNFTSPVSYVITSSDLATTRTYSVSAVVMPDPALALVGRWGAGSESLADTSGFTPAGTHDGVAVGGNAAALTYSSDVPPGFTGKSIDLSAGEVGISINNSATTDAAYVNTFDEGIREHVTIAFWAKGIPGTWSPWVAKGGENGVGYQVRRVDQEPIAGFTIRGLGNEDGRGSTINILEGQPAWHHYAGVWDQTTGIRSLYVDGVLSHDVNTLGQVMSLASGRHLALGARQNDVNGGYGNYFVGQLYDVRIYKQKLFSNQVQALAASPLFANWISTNYPGLSDKTSGGDPDGDGLSNFDEFAFGTNPGDGGSANPILVLPNKTTGVFQYQRLAPTASGLNYTVLTSPDLVTWTEDTTATAGQSVTATNGDVQTVTVTISAASLAESKLFVRISAQ from the coding sequence ATGAAACCCATAGATAGCATTCATCAATATCCCGGCCTCAGGCTCGGATCCCTCGCGCTAGCCGCGGCGGCAGGACTAGGCATGGCCGCACCGGCCCGTGCCGAACTCGTCGGCCGCTGGTTCACGGGGGATGAAAGTCTCGCCGATGTCTCCGGTTTTACCGACCCAGGGACCCATGATGGCGTTGCATTCGGCGGTAATGCCGGTGCACTTGCTTACAGCAGCGATGTGCCTCCCGGCTTCACCGGCAAGTCGGTCGATCTTTCCGCAGGCAATGTCGGCGTCCAGATCGCAAACAGCGCGACCGCGGACGCAGGTTACCAAGGCACCTTCGACGAAGGCGTGAGCAGCCAGCTCACCGTGGCCTTCTGGGCGAAGGGATTCCCGAACGACTGGTCGCCATGGATTGGCAAGCGCGGTGAAGATAACATCGGCTGGCAGGTCCGCCGCTTTGCGAATAGCAGCGGTCCCTGCTTCACCATCCGCGGTCTCGACAATGCCGATGGTGGCGGCACCGCCACCGCGGTGAATACCCCGATCAAGTGGCGTCACTTTGCCGCGGTCTGGGATCAAAGCACGGGCACGCGCACGATCTACGTGGACGGCGTGGTTTCGCACGTCGTGACGAATTCCTTTGGCCAGAACATGACCCTCGCGCCGAACCATCACCTGATCCTGGGTGGCCGTTCAGGTGGTGGAGATGGCTTGGAGAATCCCTTCGCCGGCCAGATCTTCGATGTGCGGATCTACAACAACGCGCTGACACAGCCCGAGGTGACCGATCTGATCCCGCAGAGCGCCCCGACAGGACTGGTGGCCACTCCCGGCGGTTCCAAGGTGCATTTGGATTGGAAGCCGAACACCGGTGCCGCGAGTTATACGGTCTCTACCAAGAACCTGAATACGAACGTGGAAGTGACCGATGTGGTCACGGAGCCTCCTTTCATCAAGTCGAGCCTGTCCAATGGCGTGCCTTATGAATTCAAGGTGCTGGCTACGAACGGTGCGGGCAATGGTCCGTACTCGGCGGTGGCGAATGTCACCCCGAACACCGGGACAGGAAAAGACATCGTCTACTTTGAACTGGATGGCTACGGAGCCGCGAAGATCACCGGAACGAACATCGTGAAGTACGTGCCAACCAGCGCGGATCTCTCGATCATCACCGCGAACTACCGAGTGTCTCCCTTCGCCTCCGAAGACCCGGATTTCCCATCGGGTACCTTCCGTGACTTCACCTCGCCGGTGACCTACACGATCAAGGCGGAGAACAATACCACCCAAGCCTACAACGTCCAGGTCATCACCGCGGACCCGCTCACCTATAACTTCGATACCGACCTCCAGGGTTGGAAGCAGATCTGGCCTCTGCCAGTGAATGGCAACCTGTGGACGAATGGAAGTATCGGCACGGCTGAAGGTCCGGGCGCAGACGCGGCTAGCACCCGTTTCGGTCGCTCGCCAGCCTTCTACCTGAACAACTCCGGTCCGCTCACCTACCAATTGGCCGGCGGAACGGGTCACTTCGACTTCCCGAATCTCGGGCCTTCCGAGATTCCGCAGGATTCGATCGATGACGGCGGCTTCAGCGGCATCGCGCTGCGCGATGTGGCGACGAATACCTACATCCTGGCCAAGCACCGCTCCAGCAACGGTGGTGGCTACGAAAGCGGCAGCTTCACCGAGTCCGAGCTGGCTCCCTATGTGAACGATGGCAAGCGCTACACGCTCGACTTCATCGATTACAACAAGGGCGGCTGGGGCTGGGCCCGACTTGAGAATGTCTCGATCCCGGCCACCGTGGCTCCGCCGGAGACGGCGGCTCCGGAAGCGAACATCCTGTCCTTCACGCTGTCCAATCCGTCCACGATCACGACAAGCGGCGATAGCATCACGATGACGCTGCCCTTCGGCACGAACGTGACCACGCTCGCACCGACCTTCATCCTTAGCGATGGAGCGACGAGCAGCAAGCCCTCCGGCAGCACGCAGAACTTCACCTCTCCGGTGAGCTATGTCATCACGTCGTCGGACTTGGCCACCACACGCACCTATAGCGTGTCGGCCGTTGTGATGCCTGATCCAGCCTTGGCTCTTGTCGGTCGCTGGGGTGCTGGCTCGGAAAGCTTGGCGGACACCTCCGGTTTCACGCCTGCAGGCACGCACGATGGCGTGGCCGTGGGTGGAAATGCCGCCGCGCTGACCTACAGCAGCGATGTGCCTCCGGGCTTCACGGGCAAGTCGATCGACCTGAGCGCCGGTGAAGTCGGCATCTCGATCAACAATAGCGCGACCACCGACGCCGCCTACGTGAATACCTTCGACGAAGGAATTCGCGAGCACGTCACCATCGCCTTCTGGGCGAAGGGAATTCCGGGAACTTGGTCTCCTTGGGTGGCAAAGGGCGGTGAAAACGGCGTGGGCTACCAGGTCCGCCGGGTCGATCAGGAGCCGATTGCCGGCTTCACGATCCGCGGTCTCGGCAACGAAGATGGCCGTGGCAGCACGATCAACATCCTCGAAGGCCAGCCGGCATGGCATCACTACGCCGGTGTCTGGGATCAGACCACGGGGATCCGCTCGCTCTATGTCGATGGTGTGCTCTCGCACGATGTGAATACCTTGGGTCAAGTCATGAGCCTGGCCAGCGGTCGTCACCTTGCGCTCGGCGCCCGTCAGAACGACGTGAACGGCGGCTACGGCAACTACTTCGTGGGTCAACTCTACGATGTCCGCATCTACAAGCAGAAGCTCTTCAGCAACCAGGTGCAGGCTCTTGCCGCTTCCCCGCTGTTCGCCAACTGGATCTCCACGAACTACCCCGGCCTGTCTGACAAGACCTCCGGAGGCGATCCGGATGGCGACGGCCTGAGCAACTTCGATGAGTTCGCCTTCGGCACGAATCCGGGCGACGGCGGTTCCGCGAACCCGATCCTGGTTTTGCCGAACAAGACCACCGGCGTCTTCCAATATCAGCGCCTCGCGCCTACGGCGAGCGGCCTCAACTACACGGTCCTGACCTCACCTGACCTGGTGACCTGGACCGAGGACACCACCGCTACCGCCGGTCAATCCGTCACCGCGACCAACGGCGACGTGCAGACCGTGACGGTCACGATCAGCGCTGCCTCGCTGGCCGAATCGAAGCTCTTCGTGCGGATTTCCGCACAATGA